In Phalacrocorax carbo chromosome 1, bPhaCar2.1, whole genome shotgun sequence, the genomic stretch TAAAAGCTGGGATAGCTTGCAATTTAGTCCTAGTAAAGCACTGCACAGTTGCAAATGAGAACCTTTAAAATGAGTACCTTTAAATTTGAGCTCATAATGATGCAAACCAGCCTGGAAAGTTACAGTGGCACCTGGATCTGCTAGGTACAAATTCTCAAGAATATCAGAGGACGGCGACTTCACACCATCCCCTTCTCCCTTtggtggggggaaagaaaaaaaacagagagaaaagtaaTGAGTAAACAGTCAGGACTGAACCCTGGATAACTAGTTTGggcagagggaaagaagagacaAAGAGCAGGATGAAGAGAAATCTACCCAGAACTATTGTGGCCTAAAGCGCAATTACCAAACACTAATAACATACAAGGAAATACATATTTAGTAATGATGAACACACATTTATCCCATTCAAATTTCTGTAACAAGTTGTactggtttgggctggggtagagttaattttcttcatagtagctggtgtggggctatattttggatttgtactGAAAAGAGCATTGACAACACAGGGgtgttttcgttactgctgagcagtgcttacacagagtcctggacttttctgctcctcaccccaccccaccagtgagtaggctgggggtgcacaagaagtcaggaagggacacagccagcacagctgaccccagctgaccaaggggatattccacaccaagTGACGCCACGCTCAGCACATAAAGCTAGGGGAAgaagggtggggggggatgtttggagtgatggcatttgtcttcccaaggaaCCATTACgtatgatggagccctgctttcctggagatggctgaacacctgcctgcccatgggaaacGGTGAacgttttgttttgctttgcttgtgtgtgcaagttttttctttacctattaaactggctttatctcaacccacgagttttcccacttttacctttctcattctctcccccatgctactgggggggagtgagtgagcagctgtgtggggcttagttgccagccGGGTGCAACAGATGCACTTGACTCCTTGACCAAACTAGTGTTAGCTTGGTTCAGGCCCCAAAGGAAGTAAAGGCCTAGACCATGACCAGGCCATGAACTTCTCTAGTTCCAACTTGTTCTCTGAAAACCCACACAGAAACAGGGTGACATGACAAGCATTGATGCATATGAGCTTGGAACCTGGAATGCCGATCACATGATTAACACAAGAATGGCAGGTGGTCCTTCCAAGACTAATTTGTCAGGGAACAAAAAGCTGTGGGTACAAGGAGTCTCATGCTTACCTTTTCCATTGCATGTAATTTGACTATGAGTCAACCATTTTGTTCCACAAATATGACAACCTGAGTGAGCTTTTTTTGGACTTCCCACTGCTGTGCAGCCTGCTCCTTAGCAGGATCTCCCCTTGAGCCGGGAAGCTTCTCAAGGTTACTCTCTGAGGCTGAGAGACCCCTTACCAACTACAGATCTTTGGTATGCGACCAATATTGCACATCACCTTCTGTTATGGTGTACTAAGATTTCGCATTGGCAACtttgaattattattatatCCTCTGTGCGGTAAATGagagtgaaccttgccattGGACTTTGTTAAGTCTCACTTTTACAACATCCTACTCCAACAAAACTACTTTTGCTGCTACCCCTGGTGCTTTAAACAGTCTAAAAAATCCCCCCAACAAACTGGTGTAGTCAACAGATTCTAAATGTGCTCCGTGACACCGGGGTTAAACCATGCTGCAAGTATAATTCTCTAATGTACAAAACAACGTAAAATATTAAGGTATGCTGATGGAGATGCTTTCCATTTAAAGCTGCCTACTGCAATCAAGGCCCACCATTGCCAGGGCTGCAATATCCATCATTTTTCCCTGCCTACTTTTCCACATCCCTGGACCACCTTTGTGCTCTCTCATTGGTGCAGCTATACTGAAAACCAGATGGGGAAAAACCACCTACCTTGGGGAAAGGAgagattatttatttcttttcctgcatttttcagaCACATAACTCTCTCATCAAAGAGAATCTGGCTACCCAAGGAAAAAGGTAACATTTGATCTGAGAGAGCAGAGCAATCCTTGCACATCCAAGGAAGCAGGACAACGCTTAGAAGAGAGGCAGGACTACTTcctgaataatttaaaaggcaATATATCTCAAGGACATTGTGTACATGTTAAATCTGCATAGAAGCCACGGACAACTCCAAAAGGTAATCTGACTAGAGAAGCCAGCATACATCATCAAAAACAGTCTGACCAacacaagctgaaaaaaaaggaattctgCTTTCCTGCATTTGCCAACAAGGTCTTCATCAGGAAGTAGTTATAACAAATCACCCAGACACAAAGACAGACCATTGTTCATACTGAACCTCACTGCAAGGAGATGAGGTGTGTTCCCTCTCCTCCAATCTGTCATCATTTTATCACATCTGTTGTGAATATCTGTAGCTTCACTGCCTTACTTGACACTGTAAAATTCAAGCACAAGTAATTAACCTTGCTGAGTAaaggggagtggggggaagaGGCTCCAcacatttcttcagaagtaaTTCAAAGCACAGGATGTGGGCTCACCGGTTGTCCATATTCAATCCACTGGCCTTGGTCATCCTTCCAATACCAAATCCACTGCGTGGTCAGTACAAACGTGGGTTTTGTGACTGATGATGGCGTAGAGAGGCGTcgaagcagagaggaagagcagGTCATTGTCTGGAAATCAATGTTCTTATCTGCTATGCTGGAAGGACAAATTCAGGTTTATTAGAGTTAACAGTATATATTTTATCCTCTATTCCCCAGTTTAAGCTgatgtaattttcttcagtatAACGTCATTGCTCAAACTTAATTAGGCCTGAAATAAGAGCTTTTCCCATAGCATGCACGGCAGCTCAGAAAACCATTTCCCATCTTCAGAAGCAAACTATGGCTTGCGAAACACTGAATGCCATCTCAATTGCTAGCCAGATGTTGCACCGCCAGCTTTACAGACAGTCCAGGGATACATATAAAATATGGCAAAAGATATTTCTGCAATAAATAAGCATGGTTACAGTTTTTCTCAGTACAAAAATAGAAGTTGATAAGTATGTGACTGAGTTTGCCAGCAAACACCTGCAACTTAtcaactttgttccttttctgtggTTACAGAGGATGCAATCACAGCTATGAGCTCTGTAAATAGCATTCATCACTGGAATCACATGGGCTTTTACTCCTGGGAGGCTTCAAATATTAACTGTCAGGCAGAAAGACTATGAAAGCAGCCTCCTCTTGGGAATCTTGCTTGTTTGCACCATCCAGCAGACTAGTCAAGCCGCAAATCAAAATCACCTGCTGTCTAACGACACATGGGCCAAAATTACTATACCATTTTATTGAGGCCAAACTTGGGGTCCCCTACAAATCAAGGTGGCTTACAGCGGGACTTTCTGAAAGGagttaaagggaaaaagcattctcaaaaaaacccaaccaaccaaacaaaaaggtCTGCTTACACAAAGGGCATTTCATAAAATTCCTCTAGGCACATTACAGAtattataatattattattatagatACTAGCTGCATTAGGAAAGGAATAAATAGCCATAGAGAAGGACCAGCTCTGAACTGCTGTTGAAAGGCCCAATTTAATTATTGTAAAAGAAAGTATGATTCATTATCTGAAATACTAATATTCTAAGCACTAAATTCCATCCACCTCTTTTTACCCTGTATAGTTTTAAATGCAAGATATTGTTGTGTTATTTTTAGAAGTCAAAAATGGCATGGTATTTCCATGCAaacacttttacttttctttttaaaaagaaaacttctcaTTTGTACATCCTCCCAGATTCTGAGAAGCTCAGTAATCAGAAGTTACAGAAGTCAGACATctttaggaagaaaacaatAGTTTTTCCTCGGGGGCTCAAACACAGTACTCTAAGCAGGCAGTCCAGCATCATTATACCTGCTGATTTTTGGGTCACAATAGGCCTTTTCAATTTCCTCCATCATGGAAAGGTCTTTCCAGGTGATCCCATTATGTACTTGCCATCGATATGGCAAATGGTAATGAACAAATCTGCATTTATCTGTAATGAGATCAGACATAGTGAATTGCTCTGCAATCGTAACagagagaaagacaagaaaaaaaaaagaacaagcatTTTTTACATTCTGGCTTTATCTCCTGGGCTTTGGTATGAGCAATAAAGATAGAGTgctgaaaatagaaatacattTGAACAATAGGGGTGTGTGTTTCTCCAGTTTTGTCTAGAAAAGCAACATAAGCCCTCATACTGCCCCATATATTCCAAAGAAACCACAACCTTCCCTTTGCTAAGCCACAACATTGGCAGCTGGGAAAGGAGCACCACAGATAGGAAGTGTGTGCCTACGTGTCACACCACATTTCTCAGCTCTTAAAAGTCTAGTCTACACATCACACAAGAAATCCGATATATCTGGTTCTCTCCTTCCCTTAGTTCCGTGAAGCTTATGGGGTGGTTACCAAGGCCTGAATGTTTATTTTAGGCCCAGCGCAATGAATGAGGCAGCATAAAGACCTGCAATACTCCACAGAACATCCCCCAAGAGGTATCCTACCTTCAGCCCTGAAGAAGTAGCACAGTGCCCTACTAATAAGACTGCTAGATACTGTTGGAATTGTTGCTTCACTGGAGAGCAGCAATTTTTAACTGCCTTGCATGCAAGACCTGCAGCAGTGCTATATACCCTTcacacaggaggaggaagacttCTGTGGTTTTTCTAACTCACCTATGTTTTCAATGCATGTATGTCTGCACGTTTGAGTTCAGACCTGTCTAACACCCCCGCATGAGTGCATGCTGCTGGATACAGGCAGAGGCTGACCTCTAGGCCTCCCTGCTGGGGGAAGCTGATGTATACACCACATCTGAGTATGGACCAAACCTCTTTTTTACAACTTTTGAGCCAAAGACAGCACGGCAAAGCACATTAGCTCTCCAACTGTTATTTGAGTTTAGCTATTTGGTGGTCACAGGATAGCTGCTTTGAGCCTGACCTCCACAGCTAGCACATGGGTACACCATTTACATTATGCAGGTCCAAAAGTTCATAAACTTAAGCCTCAGGACTCGTCCTAAAGAAGCAGAGAGTCTGAGAAATGTGATACAAGGCTGGAGTAGCCGCTGCACAAAGAGAGCCAAAAGGAGTTTCACTATTTCTGACCCCTGATGTATCTGACCACAGAAAGATGGAAACTAACCCGTTATGAAGACAACACTGTCATTCgctccctttctttttgttaacAGGGCTGAAGTGCCCCCTGTCTTGAAAGCACTGTGCTTAAATTAACTTGAAAAGCTGTAGACAAAACAACACTCAGTCTCTCTTGGCCAGATTTCATTTCCAGGAGCCATAAAATATCCATTAAATAcatatactattttttaaagtactgtcTCTCTTCAAAGTAATGGTTAAGAAGAGGTATTATCGAGCCCTAAAGTAACTTACTCACCTGCCTCTCAGAAAAGGAGGTTCTGACAGAACTGCATCTTTACCAGAACACAAACCCACTACAGAAATGCTAAATACACACAAACATCTCAGACCGAACAGTTATCAGGCAACTTGTTGTCCACATCCTAAGCGAAAGCAAAAACAGTCTGATCTAATTCAAGTGGATCTTTTCCCAAGACCAGGAGGTCAGAAAAGGAGTAGTCCTTTAGAAAGTAATTGGAAAAGTTCACTGAAAGCACCTCCTCTTAAGCAAGGAAGAGCCTAACCCAAGGGTTAGGTGACTGCTCAGGGACAGGCCACAGATACATTTGTTTATACTTATATTTTCCCCCAGACCACTATTACTGGCCACTGCCAGATGGATGATGGACTAGATTTACCTTTAGCTTAGCTGGTACAACTagtgttttcttaaaatgttgTAATACCTCAGATCATTTTTAAAGGACTTAATGGGGGAGAATATGGCTATTATCTGATGTACAGAAAGAGTAAAGGATGACATATTGTTACCAGTTGTCAATGACAACAGCATAAGGCCCGCTCTTAAATTGATCTAACAGTTACAGAAAGTGTCACATTTAACCCTTGAAGGGTTTTTGGCACAGAAACACACCCAAAGCCTACCCCCATCAACAGGGCTGAAATAGGCCATAGGTGGATCATCTGGAGGGGAAAGGGTTTAAGTGTATCCACTTGACTTTCCTCTCATTATGTTTGTAATTCTGACAGTGTTTATTAGTGACTTGGAAACAAAGTGAATGAGTGAGAAGGCACAGTCACCACTGCCACTCCATATGCCACCACTAGTCCAAGCCATTGAGAGCAGGGAGAGCCTCTGCAGACGTTGTTCTCTGAAGATAACATTGCTTTTTACAAAGCTTACTTTTATGTTTGCAGTATTTCCAGACATAGAACACGCATAGATCATCACTCTCATCTTCTTTGTTGTCCTTTGAAGCTTTAGCAGAGGAATCATCTTTTTTATCTACAGGAAAGATCACATCAGTCTTTATTTGCCCTACCAAAATACAACTCTAAAAGAAAGACATTGCAAATGATATTTCACCCCAGAAATAACCAAGAGTTGACTGCAGTAGCCAGTCAAGCACTTTCAAGACCCGACTATGCCCCGTATGGCCACTACATGAGTTAGGGCTTTGTgactgaccaaaaaaaaaatcctacaatAGAATAAAGCTCAGCCGAGATGGCCAAGGGCAATGTCATGAAGCTCAGAGAGCAATGCAGGGTGTGACTGACCGCAGCTGTTGCAAAGAAGCTGACTTTGTCTCAACTCAAAGGGGACCAAAGAGTGGCCTTTGTTGTAGATAAATATCTATGTCAGCTGAGTGGATCAACTGGCAGTATGAATGTTTCTCCCTGAGTTTGCCAGACCAGCACAGGGGGAGTGAATACAGGGCTCAGCCCAACATAACaatataaaaactaaaaaactaacaaaagaattttgaaaacagaaatgggCTTGAGCTGCCTTCAAACCATTTATTCCTTCCTGGGGACTGGGGACACCCAGCACTGTGACGGTGAGCATATCATACAGATCTGTAATGGGAATCACATTGCTATTTTTCATTGAACTATGTGTTGCAATTGCTATGTGTAACTTCAGTATAAGTGTAATTTAacatttgtgttgtgttttcagTGTATTACTCTGCTGCATCAAAAATCTCACTGTGCTGGGCctggctaggatagagttaactttcccCATAGCAGCTCATAtgatgctgtgttttagattttttaccaaaacaatgctgataacacactgatgtccTAGCTTCCGTGGaacagtgtttgcacagcatcaaggctttctctgtttctcactctgcccTACCAGCAAACAGACTGGGGAGTGCCCAATAGGCTGGGAGAGTACATAACCAGGCAGAGGACCCTAACTAACCGAAGaaatattccatatcatattacattatgctcagcaataaaagggaaaagagggaatTTTAGGAGGGTTAGCCATCTtttgctcaggaactggctgggcaccAGCCTATCTGTGGAAGGTGGGGAGTGATTCCCTTTGCAtcacctgttttgttttgttttcatctttcttcttccatttaccctttgctttctgccccagcccccccagccatCTTGACCcccaagttttcttgcttttattctttctttcctcttccccataCCTACTGGCAGTCTGGGGGAAGTGAGCAAGGGGCTGTGTGGTACCTAGCCGTCCACCAGGGTTAACCCACAACACCCGTGTAACATCAACTGTCTTCAGATAAGTAAATTTGATATTTCCCCACATTCTACTGAGAAAGCTATATCCATTTCCCAGggagaaaaggcaaggaaagataCCACACACACAGGTACAACCCTGTCTCCTTCCCAGGGAGGAAGCAATGTGTCCAGAACAGTACAGAGATCAATCCTAGACTACTCCCCACTGTGCTGCACAATGCTTGGGCTGTCCAGTACTATGACTTTCAGCATATGGCAGGGTAAGCACATAAGCTGCACTCTGAATACCACAGGGAGCTGTAGGGTTGTGTGAAATCAAATCCCAGTGAGAACCACTGACCTCAAGACTGAAGGGTTAGAATTAATCCATACCTTTGCCTTTACCTCCAGCTCCTGTTGGCAACTGGCGCTCACTCTGATCAGGTACATTGCTACTGGGACCTGCGTGAGAAGACTGAATGAACAGCACTGCTGGACCAGAACCTCAGCTAGCTGGTGACATCTCAATTTGTGTGCTGAGGACTATGACCATCACACCTATAACTGTACACAGGCACTCCACTGCTGATATAACAGATCAGCAATAACAGTTACAAATCCCAGCTAGTCACAGTTAAAGGCAGTCACTCAAGGGCGGTTTTGCATGCCGGATTTTAGGCAACAGTCAggcagctctccctcccacaCGACTTGGCCACAATTAGGTTCCAACTACTGCAGGGAAGTGTAGCACTGTGTGAAATCAAATCTCAGTGAGAACCACTGACCTCAAGACTGAAGGGTTAGAATCAATCTATACCTTTGCCTTTACCTCCAGCTCCTGTTGGCAACTGGCGCTCACTCTGATCAGGTACATTGCTACTGGGACCTGCGTGAGAAGACTGAATGAACAGCACTGCTGGACCAGAACCTCAGCCAGCTGGCAACATCTCAATTTGTGTGCTGAGGACTATGACCATCACACCTATAATTGTACACAGGCACTCCACTGCTGATATAACAGATCAGCAATAACAGTTACAAATCCCAGCTAGTCATAGTTAGAGGCAGTCACTCAAGGGCGGTTTTGCATGCTGGATTTTAGGCAACAGTCAggcagctctccctcccacaTGACTCGGCCATGATCTACTCCATTCCCAAAAGCGGATCaatggcaggaggaaaaaagatcaGTACATGTTGTAAGAGCAGAAATAGAAAAGCTGATTCCATATGGAAGCGGTTGGTACTTACCTAGAGATTTACCTTCTGAAGGTGGCACGTGAAATGTGGAGCCTACTGTTTGCAGAGGTATCCTCTGTTCTTTAACGCTTACAActgctggtttttttaatacattttctctttgtttgtgTACTGAAAGCACAGAAAGGATGATGGGGTTTAGCTGTGACATAAGGCAAGAACGGCTTCTACCTCTATCAAGCTCAGAATCTtatttaaaatcagtgctttaTACAACTTACTTCTCCCATTCTTCAGTTCCTTGTTGAGTTCCACATACTTATAATCATATATAGTCTGGATGTTTGAAGCTACGTTCCTATCAATGCCTCCAGTTTCCAACACCCTCAATGCATGGGTATCCAAGAGGTTATGAGACTTCTTGCATGGGTAAAAAGTACATTCCCCTTGGAGAAAGTGTCGACAAATATGAAGCTTGTTGCAGTTGCTTTGCTGGCTACAAGTATGATCTCTTTTGTGGTAAGATTGGCAGACCTAGAAGCGGGGAAGATAGATATGatatgaaatggaaaagcaCATCAGAATcggtaatttttcttctgtgttctgTATGCATGCAGctttaacagcagaaaaactgTGACTAGAGAGCATGTGCTCCTTGTGACTCCTTTAAtctgaacacatttttttacAGGAAGAGCAGGCATTTTCAGCTGACTcatgcattttcagttttgaagttGTGCAGGggttttttccaagaaaaagaaaagccaatcCAACAAGCATTCATTTTTGGCACTCCTAAGCAAGTTACATAACAATTGACTGTTTTACAGTTATTCTATTAatgagcaaaacaaacaaacaaaacccaaaacagtaACAAAGAACAAGTGTATCCATAAAAACATATACAGTGTGTCAAATGAGGCATTATTTCATGGAGGTGAAACTGCTTATTCTGCATTGAAGACTTGAGCATCTAAAAATGATAAGAAGAATGTTTTGAGATCAGAGTACATATGGAAAAAGTAACATACTTCTTTATTCCTCTGCTCACCAAAAAAGAGATATGCGGTGAATCAGACCCAGGGAACAAGTCATACACCAAAAACTCCTTCATATTGCCCACCAAGCACTACAGCAACACTTCTactcctgcagcacagagaaGCAGCCCGTAACAAGAAAGCTGCTTTGAGGACACG encodes the following:
- the LOC104046566 gene encoding zinc finger CCCH-type antiviral protein 1 isoform X6, whose product is MSDPVVCCFLTKTLCAQGGRLGLPELREHIGLSAQQLEETLSAAGPQRFLVLRDGGEPEVLAVSGVRLCLRRECKGCERLHFCKLHLMGRCNLGPRSCKYSHDIISAENKKVLKAHELSGLNENELRVLLLQNDPFLLPDVCQSYHKRDHTCSQQSNCNKLHICRHFLQGECTFYPCKKSHNLLDTHALRVLETGGIDRNVASNIQTIYDYKYVELNKELKNGRIHKQRENVLKKPAVVSVKEQRIPLQTVGSTFHVPPSEGKSLGPSSNVPDQSERQLPTGAGGKGKGPSSNVPDQSERQLPTGAGGKGKDKKDDSSAKASKDNKEDESDDLCVFYVWKYCKHKNKCRFVHYHLPYRWQVHNGITWKDLSMMEEIEKAYCDPKISSIADKNIDFQTMTCSSSLLRRLSTPSSVTKPTFVLTTQWIWYWKDDQGQWIEYGQPGEGDGVKSPSSDILENLYLADPGATVTFQAGLHHYELKFKEMIQTNKSFKTQRQVRRRPKFVSFEDVQKIKKGQRDCSIPNQACPIHWDQSALPDLGYKV
- the LOC104046566 gene encoding zinc finger CCCH-type antiviral protein 1 isoform X4; the encoded protein is MSDPVVCCFLTKTLCAQGGRLGLPELREHIGLSAQQLEETLSAAGPQRFLVLRDGGEPEVLAVSGVRLCLRRECKGCERLHFCKLHLMGRCNLGPRSCKYSHDIISAENKKVLKAHELSGLNENELRVLLLQNDPFLLPDVCQSYHKRDHTCSQQSNCNKLHICRHFLQGECTFYPCKKSHNLLDTHALRVLETGGIDRNVASNIQTIYDYKYVELNKELKNGRIHKQRENVLKKPAVVSVKEQRIPLQTVGSTFHVPPSEGKSLGPSSNVPDQSERQLPTGAGGKGKGPSSNVPDQSERQLPTGAGGKGKDKKDDSSAKASKDNKEDESDDLCVFYVWKYCKHKNKCRFVHYHLPYRWQVHNGITWKDLSMMEEIEKAYCDPKISSIADKNIDFQTMTCSSSLLRRLSTPSSVTKPTFVLTTQWIWYWKDDQGQWIEYGQPGEGDGVKSPSSDILENLYLADPGATVTFQAGLHHYELKFKEMIQTNKSFKTQRQVRRRPKFVSFEDVQKIKKGSQRDCSIPNQACPIHWDQSALPDLGYKV
- the LOC104046566 gene encoding zinc finger CCCH-type antiviral protein 1 isoform X5, which translates into the protein MSDPVVCCFLTKTLCAQGGRLGLPELREHIGLSAQQLEETLSAAGPQRFLVLRDGGEPEVLAVSGVRLCLRRECKGCERLHFCKLHLMGRCNLGPRSCKYSHDIISAENKKVLKAHELSGLNENELRVLLLQNDPFLLPDVCQSYHKRDHTCSQQSNCNKLHICRHFLQGECTFYPCKKSHNLLDTHALRVLETGGIDRNVASNIQTIYDYKYVELNKELKNGRIHKQRENVLKKPAVVSVKEQRIPLQTVGSTFHVPPSEGKSLGPSSNVPDQSERQLPTGAGGKGKGPSSNVPDQSERQLPTGAGGKGKDKKDDSSAKASKDNKEDESDDLCVFYVWKYCKHKNKCRFVHYHLPYRWQVHNGITWKDLSMMEEIEKAYCDPKISSIADKNIDFQTMTCSSSLLRRLSTPSSVTKPTFVLTTQWIWYWKDDQGQWIEYGQPGEGDGVKSPSSDILENLYLADPGATVTFQAGLHHYELKFKEMIQTNKSFKTQRQVRRRPKFVSFEDVQKIKKGSQRDCSIPNQACPIHWDQSALPDLGYK